Proteins from one Pseudoliparis swirei isolate HS2019 ecotype Mariana Trench chromosome 22, NWPU_hadal_v1, whole genome shotgun sequence genomic window:
- the pnisr gene encoding arginine/serine-rich protein PNISR has translation MWDQGGQPWPQWPLSQQQWMQTFQHQQDPGQVDWAALAQAWIAQKDSTGPEPKNIQPNGQDIPGLESVGPGNHGAFQGDPAFGRMWQPEWGLHGQPPPPPPPPPPPPEQAWIPPGSGPMDVVNPSEDSNSQDSVEFNAEAHHGVYPQNSHGYGAQPDSYAMAPMAMNQFDYQHGAASSFAPTPTGFHPPYWQGPPQTRRDTRPPGFRDRARSPIQLPVKPEAPALLATCGQWSGFEQGSEGEKRLEALDAVKRRTLPAWIREGLEKMDREKQKKLEQERMEKESSKVAKVDHKEHEPEEEGDGPRLPRKSKFDSDDEANDDDDEKVSIKKESSGRSPSPPAEDSEPEMTEEEKEFQLMIITKTLLTEILLEVTNEEIQHVAKETHRKATRAPAKQLAQSSALASLTGLSGLGDYGSDESEDEDERSAQGSESSDTDEEELRHRIREKQDAFRRKERETQQLQEKQAQEALLAREEMAKERLSREKGDYDEGQPENPHKQEVKEREAEPSVERRRSRSEKEGSESKHSGRGKERSRRGASSSPANGHSSSSRSTSSHSSRRSSSSSSSSSSTSSRSSSRSSSPQRKRRRSRSSSHKARKRSRSHSSSHRHRSEKVRDRRRSSAERSGRHKKERSDSRERRSRRSRSRSRERDRARARARESRSREREKEKEKEKERKRSRDGRDSSRSRSSKRKQKASSKDRERVRERSHSHDKDKKKREKESDKKREKPKAKEKEKGSSVVTEENGKLKKRKESDSCADSQSDKHSRQESKSSKKGSAKASKKRSDSDSSRSPSPEVSKEKKSKKSKRSRSRSTEKCHKSGKKASRKHKSKSRSRSTSPSRRSRR, from the exons ATGTGGGACCAGGGAGGACAGCCCTGGCCGCAGTGGCCTCTGAGCCAGCAGCAATGGATGCAGACTTTCCAGCACCAGCAAGATCCAG GTCAAGTGGACTGGGCTGCCCTGGCACAAGCATGGATTGCCCAAAAAGATTCGACAGGGCCAGAGCCGAAAAACATTCAACCCAATGGCCAGGACATCCCTGGCCTTGAATCAGTTGGACCAGGCAACCATGGCGCCTTCCAGGGTGACCCAGCATTTGGCCGAATGTGGCAGCCAG AATGGGGATTGCATggccagccgccgccgccgcctccgcctCCACCACCGCCCCCCGAACAGGCCTGGATCCCTCCAGGGTCAGGACCGATGGATGTGGTGAACCCCAGCGAGGACAGCAACAGCCAGGACAGCGTGGAGTTCAACGCTGAAGCCCACCACGGGGTTTACCCCCAGAACAGCCATGGGTATGGGGCACAGCCCGACAGCTACGCCATGGCCCCCATGGCCATGAACCAGTTTGATTATCAG CATGGAGCCGCCTCGTCCTTTGCCCCCACACCCACGGGCTTCCACCCCCCCTACTGGCAGGGTCCTCCACAGACCAGACGAGATACCAGGCCACCCGGCTTCAGAGACCGTGCCAGATCTCCCATCCAGCTCCCTGTCAAACCGGAGGCCCCAGCACTGCTAG ccaCGTGTGGTCAGTGGAGCGGCTTTGAGCAAGGCAGCGAAGGGGAAAAACGCTTAGAGG ccTTGGATGCAGTAAAAAGACGCACACTACCTGCATGGATCCGAGAGGGCCTCGAAAAGATGGACcgagagaagcagaagaagctggAGCAAGAGCGAATGGAGAAGGAGAGTTCGAAAGTGGCAAAAGTCGATCACAAAGAGCATGAGCCAGAAGAGGAAGGCGACGGGCCACGTCTTCCCCGCAAGAGCAAATTT GACAGTGACGATGAGGCGAATGATGACGATGACGAAAAGGTCTCCATCAAGAAAGAGTCTTCTGGCCGGAGCCCATCGCCTCCTGCAGAGGACAGTGAGCCTGAGATgacggaggaggaaaaggagttcCAGCTG ATGATCATCACAAAAACCCTTCTGACGGAGATCCTGCTTGAGGTCACCAATGAAGAGATCCAGCATGTGGCCAAAGAGACTCACCGCAAAGCCACTCGAG CTCCTGCAAAACAGCTGGCACAGTCAAGTGCACTGGCTTCTCTGACTGGTCTCA GTGGGCTTGGTGACTACGGTTCCGATGAGAGCGAGGATGAGGACGAGCGGAGCGCGCAAGGCTCCGAATCCTCCGACACCGACGAGGAAGAGTTGCGCCACCGCATCCGAGAGAAGCAGGACGCCTTCCGTCGCAAAGAGCGGGAGACGCAGCAGCTGCAAGAAAAACAAGCACAGGAGGCTCTGCTTGCACGTG AAGAGATGGCGAAGGAGAGATTGAGCAGAGAAAAGGGGGATTATGATGAGGGCCAGCCAGAGAATccacacaaacaggaagtaaaggagagggaggcggagcccTCGGTAGAGAGGCGTAGGTCCCGTAGTGAGAAGGAAGGCAGCGAGAGCAAGCACTCGGGCAGAGGGAAGGAGCGGTCACGGCGAGGCGCCAGCAGTTCCCCAGCCAACGgtcacagcagcagctcccgCTCCACGTCCAGCCACAGCAGCCGgcgttcttcctcctcctcgtcttcctcttcctccacgtcGTCCCGCAGTTCATCGCGGTCCTCCTCCCCACAGAGGAAACGGAGGCGCagccgctcctcctcccacaAGGCTCGTAAGCGCAGCCGCAGCCACAGCAGCTCCCACAGGCATCGCAGTGAGAAGgtcagggacaggaggaggagcagcgctgAGAGATCAGGGCGCCACAAGAAGGAGCGCAGTGATTCCAGGGAGCGCCGGAGCCGCAGGAGTAGATCCAGATCCAGAGAGCGAGATCGAGCCAGGGCCCGGGCCAGAGAAAGCCgcagccgagagagagagaaggaaaaggagaaagagaaggaaaggaaaaggagcCGCGATGGCCGAGATAGCAGTCGCAGTCGTAGCAGCAAACGCAAGCAGAAGGCCTCCagcaaagacagagagagggtgagggagaggagtcacagccatgataaagacaagaagaagagggagaaagagtctgataaaaagagagaaaagccaAAGgccaaggagaaggagaaaggaagcTCTGTAGTTACCGAGGAGAATGGCAAattgaagaagaggaaagagagtgACTCGTGCGCGGACTCTCAGAGTGACAAGCACTCTCGGCAGGAGAGCAAATCCAGCAAAAAGGGCTCCGCCAAAGCTAGCAAGAAGCGCTCCGACTCCGACTCCAGTAGGTCCCCGAGCCCGGAGGTTAGCAAGGAAAAGAAATCTAAAAAATCCAAACGTAGTCGCTCAAGGTCGACGGAAAAATGTCACAAGTCTGGTAAGAAGGCAAGCCGCAAACACAAGTCTAAGTCGCGATCAAG GTCGACGTCCCCCTCCCGTCGTAGCAGACGCTGA